A genomic stretch from Theobroma cacao cultivar B97-61/B2 chromosome 4, Criollo_cocoa_genome_V2, whole genome shotgun sequence includes:
- the LOC18602503 gene encoding histone-lysine N-methyltransferase ATX2 isoform X1 — protein MAFLEKGGGGDEEDADTPIRYVSLDRVYSAASLCVSATNSSNVMSKKVKARKLIIDNHHHHHLKPHNPPLLHVYARRPKRPRQCVSFYDSLLEDESETVVKSEVDESVRKKRRVGKSELAKLGVDSSVLSELDRPRLRDSRNNNSVNNNVNNNSVKKRRHNSTPSSQRAVTGSATARKWVRLSFDAVHPKAFVGLQCKVFWPLDADWYSGRVVGYNAETNRHHVEYEDGDEEDLILSIEKLKFHVSHEEMECLNLSFSVNSTDDDGYDYDEMVALAASLDDCQELEPGDIIWAKLTGHAMWPAIVVDESLVGDRKGLSKVSGGRSVPVQFFGTHDFARIKIKQVISFLKGLLSSFHRKCKKPRFTRGLEEAKLYLSEQKLPRRMLQLQNGIDVDDGECASSEDEGSIDSVEDHIKHQGIQITPGGLGDSPYVIGDLQIISLGKIVKDSEYFQGDGIIWPEGYTAVRKFTSLIDPSVCTLYRMEVLRDPQSKSHPLFRVANDGEKFEGPDPSACWNKIYKGIRKRQNDSSYDSKVGIKRVFESGSDMFGFSNPEVIKLIQGLSKSRLSSKFSAFKVASGRYRDLPAGYRPVRVDWKDLDKCSVCHMDEEYENNLFLQCDKCRMMVHARCYGELEPVDGVLWLCNLCRPGAPQSPPACCLCPVIGGAMKPTTDGRWAHLACAIWIPETCLSDVKRMEPIDGLNRINKDRWKLLCSICGVSYGACIQCSNTTCRVAYHPLCARAAGLCVELEDEDRLFLLSVDEDDEDQCIRLLSFCKKHRQPSNDRLTSDERVGRTVRQCSEYTPPLNLSGCARTEPYNHFGRRGRKEPEALAAASLKRLFVENQPYLVGGCCQHGLSSSTLPNNGVNGVKFSFSLNKLKAPQLDAPNNILSVAEKYNYMRQTFRKRLAFGKSGIHGFGIFAKHPHRAGDMVIEYTGELVRPSIADRREHFIYNSLVGAGTYMFRIDNERVIDATRAGSIAHLINHSCEPNCYSRVISIHGDDHIIIFAKRDIKRWEELTYDYRFFSIDEHLACFCGFPRCRGVVNDTEAEEQVSKIFVPRSELLDWTGE, from the exons ATGGCATTTCTCGAAAAAGGAGGCGGAGGAGATGAGGAGGATGCCGACACCCCGATTCGCTACGTTTCCTTAGACCGCGTGTACTCCGCCGCTTCTCTTTGCGTCAGCGCTACTAACTCCTCCAACGTTATGTCCAAAAAGGTTAAAGCTCGTAAACTCATCATCGACAACCACCACCATCACCACCTTAAACCCCACAATCCCCCGCTCTTGCATGTCTACGCTCGCCGCCCTAAACGGCCCCGCCAATGCGTCTCCTTCTACGACTCTTTGCTCGAAGATGAGAGCGAAACGGTGGTCAAAAGTGAAGTTGATGAGAGTGTGAGGAAAAAGAGGAGGGTTGGGAAAAGTGAGTTGGCGAAATTAGGGGTTGATTCGAGTGTTTTGAGTGAGTTGGATCGCCCGCGTTTGAGGGATTCTAGAAATAATAATAGTGTTAATAATAATGTTAATAATAATTCTGTTAAGAAAAGGAGGCATAATTCCACTCCGAGTTCGCAGCGGGCTGTCACTGGTTCTGCAACTGCTAGGAAATGGGTCAG GTTGAGTTTTGATGCTGTACATCCGAAAGCATTTGTTGGATTGCAATGCAAG GTTTTTTGGCCATTGGATGCTGATTGGTATTCTGGCCGAGTTGTTGGATACAATGCGGAGACTAATAGACATCAT GTTGAATATGAGGATGGAGATGAAGAAGATTTGATTCTTTCTATTGAGAAACTGAAATTTCATGTTTCTCATGAGGAGATGGAGTGCCTGAACCTGAGTTTCAGTGTTAATAGTACAGATGATGATGGTTATGATTATGATGAGATGGTTGCGTTGGCTGCCAGTCTAGATGATTGTCAAGAACTTGAACCTGGGGATATTATATGGGCAAAACTTACTG GTCATGCTATGTGGCCGGCAATCGTGGTAGATGAATCACTTGTTGGTGATCGTAAAGGTTTAAGCAAGGTTTCTGGTGGAAGATCAGTTCCAGTGCAATTTTTCGGCACCCATGATTTTGCAAg aataaaaattaaacagGTGATCTCATTTCTCAAAggacttctttcttcattccATCGGAAGTGCAAGAAACCTCGATTTACAAGGGGCTTGGAAGAAGCAAAACT GTATCTGAGTGAACAGAAGCTTCCAAGAAGAATGCTACAGCTACAAAATGGAATTGATGTAGATGATGGTGAATGTGCAAGTAGTGAGGATGAAGGAAGTATAGATTCAGTTGAAGATCACATAAAACATCAGGGGATTCAGATAACTCCTGGTGGACTTGGAGATTCTCCATATGTAATAGGAGATTTGCAAATAATTAGCCTCG GAAAAATTGTCAAGGACTCGGAATATTTCCAAGGTGATGGGATCATCTGGCCTGAAGGGTACACTGCTGTGAGGAAATTTACTTCATTAATAG ATCCAAGTGTTTGTACCTTGTATAGGATGGAAGTGTTGCGAGATCCTCAGTCAAAGAGTCATCCTTTATTCAGGGTGGCAAATGATGGAGAGAAG TTTGAAGGACCTGATCCATCTGCTTGTTGGAATAAGATATATAAAGGGataagaaaaagacaaaacgATTCTTCTTATGATTCGAAGGTTGGAATAAAAAGAGTCTTCGAATCTGGCTCTGACATGTTTGGTTTCTCCAATCCTGaagttataaaattaatacag GGGTTGTCGAAATCCAGACTTTCTTCAAAGTTCTCGGCATTCAAGGTAGCGTCTGGAAGATATCGAGATCTGCCTGCTGGCTATAGACCTGTTCGTGTGGACTGGAAAGACCTAGATAAGTGTAGTGTCTGCCACATGGATGAG GAGTATGAGAACAATCTGTTCCTCCAGTGTGACAAATGCAGAATGATG GTCCATGCCAGATGCTATGGTGAACTTGAACCTGTTGATGGTGTTCTGTGGTTGTGCAACTTATGCCGCCCAGGGGCACCCCAGTCTCCTCCAGCTTGCTGTCTTTGCCCTGTTATAG GAGGTGCCATGAAGCCTACAACTGATGGCCGATGGGCTCATCTGGCTTGTGCCATTTGGATTCCTG AAACATGTTTATCTGATGTCAAGAGAATGGAACCCATTGATGGGCTAAATAGAATCAACAAG GACCGTTGGAAGCTGTTATGTAGCATCTGTGGCGTATCTTATGGTGCTTGTATCCAA TGTTCAAACACTACGTGTCGGGTAGCATATCATCCACTGTGTGCACGTGCTGCAGGTCTTTGTGTTGAG CTTGAGGATGAGGACAGGCTCTTTCTCCTCTCTGtagatgaagatgatgaagatCAGTGTATTCgtttgctttctttttgcaAGAAGCATAGGCAGCCATCTAATGATCGATTAACATCTGATGAACGAGTTGGCAGAACAGTACGTCAATGTTCTGAGTACACTCCACCCCTTAATCTGTCTGGTTGTGCTCGTACTG AGCCTTACAATCATTTTGGAAGAAGAGGCCGCAAAGAACCTGAAGCCCTTGCTGCTGCATCCTTAAAGCGCTTGTTTGTAGAGAATCAACCCTACTTGGTTGGTGGCTGTTGCCAACATGGACTGTCAAGCAGCACATTACCTAACAATGGAGTGAATGGTGTCAAATTCTCTTTCAGTCTTAACAAGCTTAAAGCCCCCCAGCTCGATGCTCCTAACAACATTCTTTCTGTGGCTGAGAAGTATAATTACATGAGGCAGACCTTTCGAAAGAGACTGGCATTTG GGAAATCAGGAATTCATGGGTTTGGAATCTTTGCAAAGCATCCACATAGGGCAGGAGACATG GTGATTGAATATACTGGTGAACTTGTTAGACCTTCTATAGCTGATAGGAGGGAACATTTCATATACAATTCATTAGTG GGTGCTGGGACTTACATGTTTCGAATTGATAATGAACGAGTGATCGATGCCACTAGGGCAGGAAGCATAGCTCATCTGATCAATCACTCATGTGAA CCGAATTGCTACTCAAGAGTTATCAGTATTCATGGTGATGaccatattattatatttgcAAAGAGAGATATTAAACGATGGGAAGAGCTGACATATGATTACAG GTTCTTTTCCATTGACGAGCATTTGGCATGCTTCTGTGGCTTTCCAAGATGCCGGGGCGTTGTTAATGATACTGAAGCTGAGGAACAAGTGTCAAAGATATTTGTACCCCGGAGTGAATTGTTAGATTGGACAGGAGAATGA
- the LOC18602503 gene encoding histone-lysine N-methyltransferase ATX2 isoform X2: MAFLEKGGGGDEEDADTPIRYVSLDRVYSAASLCVSATNSSNVMSKKVKARKLIIDNHHHHHLKPHNPPLLHVYARRPKRPRQCVSFYDSLLEDESETVVKSEVDESVRKKRRVGKSELAKLGVDSSVLSELDRPRLRDSRNNNSVNNNVNNNSVKKRRHNSTPSSQRAVTGSATARKWVRLSFDAVHPKAFVGLQCKVFWPLDADWYSGRVVGYNAETNRHHVEYEDGDEEDLILSIEKLKFHVSHEEMECLNLSFSVNSTDDDGYDYDEMVALAASLDDCQELEPGDIIWAKLTGHAMWPAIVVDESLVGDRKGLSKVSGGRSVPVQFFGTHDFARIKIKQVISFLKGLLSSFHRKCKKPRFTRGLEEAKLYLSEQKLPRRMLQLQNGIDVDDGECASSEDEGSIDSVEDHIKHQGIQITPGGLGDSPYVIGDLQIISLGKIVKDSEYFQGDGIIWPEGYTAVRKFTSLIDPSVCTLYRMEVLRDPQSKSHPLFRVANDGEKGLSKSRLSSKFSAFKVASGRYRDLPAGYRPVRVDWKDLDKCSVCHMDEEYENNLFLQCDKCRMMVHARCYGELEPVDGVLWLCNLCRPGAPQSPPACCLCPVIGGAMKPTTDGRWAHLACAIWIPETCLSDVKRMEPIDGLNRINKDRWKLLCSICGVSYGACIQCSNTTCRVAYHPLCARAAGLCVELEDEDRLFLLSVDEDDEDQCIRLLSFCKKHRQPSNDRLTSDERVGRTVRQCSEYTPPLNLSGCARTEPYNHFGRRGRKEPEALAAASLKRLFVENQPYLVGGCCQHGLSSSTLPNNGVNGVKFSFSLNKLKAPQLDAPNNILSVAEKYNYMRQTFRKRLAFGKSGIHGFGIFAKHPHRAGDMVIEYTGELVRPSIADRREHFIYNSLVGAGTYMFRIDNERVIDATRAGSIAHLINHSCEPNCYSRVISIHGDDHIIIFAKRDIKRWEELTYDYRFFSIDEHLACFCGFPRCRGVVNDTEAEEQVSKIFVPRSELLDWTGE; the protein is encoded by the exons ATGGCATTTCTCGAAAAAGGAGGCGGAGGAGATGAGGAGGATGCCGACACCCCGATTCGCTACGTTTCCTTAGACCGCGTGTACTCCGCCGCTTCTCTTTGCGTCAGCGCTACTAACTCCTCCAACGTTATGTCCAAAAAGGTTAAAGCTCGTAAACTCATCATCGACAACCACCACCATCACCACCTTAAACCCCACAATCCCCCGCTCTTGCATGTCTACGCTCGCCGCCCTAAACGGCCCCGCCAATGCGTCTCCTTCTACGACTCTTTGCTCGAAGATGAGAGCGAAACGGTGGTCAAAAGTGAAGTTGATGAGAGTGTGAGGAAAAAGAGGAGGGTTGGGAAAAGTGAGTTGGCGAAATTAGGGGTTGATTCGAGTGTTTTGAGTGAGTTGGATCGCCCGCGTTTGAGGGATTCTAGAAATAATAATAGTGTTAATAATAATGTTAATAATAATTCTGTTAAGAAAAGGAGGCATAATTCCACTCCGAGTTCGCAGCGGGCTGTCACTGGTTCTGCAACTGCTAGGAAATGGGTCAG GTTGAGTTTTGATGCTGTACATCCGAAAGCATTTGTTGGATTGCAATGCAAG GTTTTTTGGCCATTGGATGCTGATTGGTATTCTGGCCGAGTTGTTGGATACAATGCGGAGACTAATAGACATCAT GTTGAATATGAGGATGGAGATGAAGAAGATTTGATTCTTTCTATTGAGAAACTGAAATTTCATGTTTCTCATGAGGAGATGGAGTGCCTGAACCTGAGTTTCAGTGTTAATAGTACAGATGATGATGGTTATGATTATGATGAGATGGTTGCGTTGGCTGCCAGTCTAGATGATTGTCAAGAACTTGAACCTGGGGATATTATATGGGCAAAACTTACTG GTCATGCTATGTGGCCGGCAATCGTGGTAGATGAATCACTTGTTGGTGATCGTAAAGGTTTAAGCAAGGTTTCTGGTGGAAGATCAGTTCCAGTGCAATTTTTCGGCACCCATGATTTTGCAAg aataaaaattaaacagGTGATCTCATTTCTCAAAggacttctttcttcattccATCGGAAGTGCAAGAAACCTCGATTTACAAGGGGCTTGGAAGAAGCAAAACT GTATCTGAGTGAACAGAAGCTTCCAAGAAGAATGCTACAGCTACAAAATGGAATTGATGTAGATGATGGTGAATGTGCAAGTAGTGAGGATGAAGGAAGTATAGATTCAGTTGAAGATCACATAAAACATCAGGGGATTCAGATAACTCCTGGTGGACTTGGAGATTCTCCATATGTAATAGGAGATTTGCAAATAATTAGCCTCG GAAAAATTGTCAAGGACTCGGAATATTTCCAAGGTGATGGGATCATCTGGCCTGAAGGGTACACTGCTGTGAGGAAATTTACTTCATTAATAG ATCCAAGTGTTTGTACCTTGTATAGGATGGAAGTGTTGCGAGATCCTCAGTCAAAGAGTCATCCTTTATTCAGGGTGGCAAATGATGGAGAGAAG GGGTTGTCGAAATCCAGACTTTCTTCAAAGTTCTCGGCATTCAAGGTAGCGTCTGGAAGATATCGAGATCTGCCTGCTGGCTATAGACCTGTTCGTGTGGACTGGAAAGACCTAGATAAGTGTAGTGTCTGCCACATGGATGAG GAGTATGAGAACAATCTGTTCCTCCAGTGTGACAAATGCAGAATGATG GTCCATGCCAGATGCTATGGTGAACTTGAACCTGTTGATGGTGTTCTGTGGTTGTGCAACTTATGCCGCCCAGGGGCACCCCAGTCTCCTCCAGCTTGCTGTCTTTGCCCTGTTATAG GAGGTGCCATGAAGCCTACAACTGATGGCCGATGGGCTCATCTGGCTTGTGCCATTTGGATTCCTG AAACATGTTTATCTGATGTCAAGAGAATGGAACCCATTGATGGGCTAAATAGAATCAACAAG GACCGTTGGAAGCTGTTATGTAGCATCTGTGGCGTATCTTATGGTGCTTGTATCCAA TGTTCAAACACTACGTGTCGGGTAGCATATCATCCACTGTGTGCACGTGCTGCAGGTCTTTGTGTTGAG CTTGAGGATGAGGACAGGCTCTTTCTCCTCTCTGtagatgaagatgatgaagatCAGTGTATTCgtttgctttctttttgcaAGAAGCATAGGCAGCCATCTAATGATCGATTAACATCTGATGAACGAGTTGGCAGAACAGTACGTCAATGTTCTGAGTACACTCCACCCCTTAATCTGTCTGGTTGTGCTCGTACTG AGCCTTACAATCATTTTGGAAGAAGAGGCCGCAAAGAACCTGAAGCCCTTGCTGCTGCATCCTTAAAGCGCTTGTTTGTAGAGAATCAACCCTACTTGGTTGGTGGCTGTTGCCAACATGGACTGTCAAGCAGCACATTACCTAACAATGGAGTGAATGGTGTCAAATTCTCTTTCAGTCTTAACAAGCTTAAAGCCCCCCAGCTCGATGCTCCTAACAACATTCTTTCTGTGGCTGAGAAGTATAATTACATGAGGCAGACCTTTCGAAAGAGACTGGCATTTG GGAAATCAGGAATTCATGGGTTTGGAATCTTTGCAAAGCATCCACATAGGGCAGGAGACATG GTGATTGAATATACTGGTGAACTTGTTAGACCTTCTATAGCTGATAGGAGGGAACATTTCATATACAATTCATTAGTG GGTGCTGGGACTTACATGTTTCGAATTGATAATGAACGAGTGATCGATGCCACTAGGGCAGGAAGCATAGCTCATCTGATCAATCACTCATGTGAA CCGAATTGCTACTCAAGAGTTATCAGTATTCATGGTGATGaccatattattatatttgcAAAGAGAGATATTAAACGATGGGAAGAGCTGACATATGATTACAG GTTCTTTTCCATTGACGAGCATTTGGCATGCTTCTGTGGCTTTCCAAGATGCCGGGGCGTTGTTAATGATACTGAAGCTGAGGAACAAGTGTCAAAGATATTTGTACCCCGGAGTGAATTGTTAGATTGGACAGGAGAATGA
- the LOC18602503 gene encoding histone-lysine N-methyltransferase ATX2 isoform X3 — protein MVAILMLSFDAVHPKAFVGLQCKVFWPLDADWYSGRVVGYNAETNRHHVEYEDGDEEDLILSIEKLKFHVSHEEMECLNLSFSVNSTDDDGYDYDEMVALAASLDDCQELEPGDIIWAKLTGHAMWPAIVVDESLVGDRKGLSKVSGGRSVPVQFFGTHDFARIKIKQVISFLKGLLSSFHRKCKKPRFTRGLEEAKLYLSEQKLPRRMLQLQNGIDVDDGECASSEDEGSIDSVEDHIKHQGIQITPGGLGDSPYVIGDLQIISLGKIVKDSEYFQGDGIIWPEGYTAVRKFTSLIDPSVCTLYRMEVLRDPQSKSHPLFRVANDGEKFEGPDPSACWNKIYKGIRKRQNDSSYDSKVGIKRVFESGSDMFGFSNPEVIKLIQGLSKSRLSSKFSAFKVASGRYRDLPAGYRPVRVDWKDLDKCSVCHMDEEYENNLFLQCDKCRMMVHARCYGELEPVDGVLWLCNLCRPGAPQSPPACCLCPVIGGAMKPTTDGRWAHLACAIWIPETCLSDVKRMEPIDGLNRINKDRWKLLCSICGVSYGACIQCSNTTCRVAYHPLCARAAGLCVELEDEDRLFLLSVDEDDEDQCIRLLSFCKKHRQPSNDRLTSDERVGRTVRQCSEYTPPLNLSGCARTEPYNHFGRRGRKEPEALAAASLKRLFVENQPYLVGGCCQHGLSSSTLPNNGVNGVKFSFSLNKLKAPQLDAPNNILSVAEKYNYMRQTFRKRLAFGKSGIHGFGIFAKHPHRAGDMVIEYTGELVRPSIADRREHFIYNSLVGAGTYMFRIDNERVIDATRAGSIAHLINHSCEPNCYSRVISIHGDDHIIIFAKRDIKRWEELTYDYRFFSIDEHLACFCGFPRCRGVVNDTEAEEQVSKIFVPRSELLDWTGE, from the exons ATGGTTGCAATCTTGAT GTTGAGTTTTGATGCTGTACATCCGAAAGCATTTGTTGGATTGCAATGCAAG GTTTTTTGGCCATTGGATGCTGATTGGTATTCTGGCCGAGTTGTTGGATACAATGCGGAGACTAATAGACATCAT GTTGAATATGAGGATGGAGATGAAGAAGATTTGATTCTTTCTATTGAGAAACTGAAATTTCATGTTTCTCATGAGGAGATGGAGTGCCTGAACCTGAGTTTCAGTGTTAATAGTACAGATGATGATGGTTATGATTATGATGAGATGGTTGCGTTGGCTGCCAGTCTAGATGATTGTCAAGAACTTGAACCTGGGGATATTATATGGGCAAAACTTACTG GTCATGCTATGTGGCCGGCAATCGTGGTAGATGAATCACTTGTTGGTGATCGTAAAGGTTTAAGCAAGGTTTCTGGTGGAAGATCAGTTCCAGTGCAATTTTTCGGCACCCATGATTTTGCAAg aataaaaattaaacagGTGATCTCATTTCTCAAAggacttctttcttcattccATCGGAAGTGCAAGAAACCTCGATTTACAAGGGGCTTGGAAGAAGCAAAACT GTATCTGAGTGAACAGAAGCTTCCAAGAAGAATGCTACAGCTACAAAATGGAATTGATGTAGATGATGGTGAATGTGCAAGTAGTGAGGATGAAGGAAGTATAGATTCAGTTGAAGATCACATAAAACATCAGGGGATTCAGATAACTCCTGGTGGACTTGGAGATTCTCCATATGTAATAGGAGATTTGCAAATAATTAGCCTCG GAAAAATTGTCAAGGACTCGGAATATTTCCAAGGTGATGGGATCATCTGGCCTGAAGGGTACACTGCTGTGAGGAAATTTACTTCATTAATAG ATCCAAGTGTTTGTACCTTGTATAGGATGGAAGTGTTGCGAGATCCTCAGTCAAAGAGTCATCCTTTATTCAGGGTGGCAAATGATGGAGAGAAG TTTGAAGGACCTGATCCATCTGCTTGTTGGAATAAGATATATAAAGGGataagaaaaagacaaaacgATTCTTCTTATGATTCGAAGGTTGGAATAAAAAGAGTCTTCGAATCTGGCTCTGACATGTTTGGTTTCTCCAATCCTGaagttataaaattaatacag GGGTTGTCGAAATCCAGACTTTCTTCAAAGTTCTCGGCATTCAAGGTAGCGTCTGGAAGATATCGAGATCTGCCTGCTGGCTATAGACCTGTTCGTGTGGACTGGAAAGACCTAGATAAGTGTAGTGTCTGCCACATGGATGAG GAGTATGAGAACAATCTGTTCCTCCAGTGTGACAAATGCAGAATGATG GTCCATGCCAGATGCTATGGTGAACTTGAACCTGTTGATGGTGTTCTGTGGTTGTGCAACTTATGCCGCCCAGGGGCACCCCAGTCTCCTCCAGCTTGCTGTCTTTGCCCTGTTATAG GAGGTGCCATGAAGCCTACAACTGATGGCCGATGGGCTCATCTGGCTTGTGCCATTTGGATTCCTG AAACATGTTTATCTGATGTCAAGAGAATGGAACCCATTGATGGGCTAAATAGAATCAACAAG GACCGTTGGAAGCTGTTATGTAGCATCTGTGGCGTATCTTATGGTGCTTGTATCCAA TGTTCAAACACTACGTGTCGGGTAGCATATCATCCACTGTGTGCACGTGCTGCAGGTCTTTGTGTTGAG CTTGAGGATGAGGACAGGCTCTTTCTCCTCTCTGtagatgaagatgatgaagatCAGTGTATTCgtttgctttctttttgcaAGAAGCATAGGCAGCCATCTAATGATCGATTAACATCTGATGAACGAGTTGGCAGAACAGTACGTCAATGTTCTGAGTACACTCCACCCCTTAATCTGTCTGGTTGTGCTCGTACTG AGCCTTACAATCATTTTGGAAGAAGAGGCCGCAAAGAACCTGAAGCCCTTGCTGCTGCATCCTTAAAGCGCTTGTTTGTAGAGAATCAACCCTACTTGGTTGGTGGCTGTTGCCAACATGGACTGTCAAGCAGCACATTACCTAACAATGGAGTGAATGGTGTCAAATTCTCTTTCAGTCTTAACAAGCTTAAAGCCCCCCAGCTCGATGCTCCTAACAACATTCTTTCTGTGGCTGAGAAGTATAATTACATGAGGCAGACCTTTCGAAAGAGACTGGCATTTG GGAAATCAGGAATTCATGGGTTTGGAATCTTTGCAAAGCATCCACATAGGGCAGGAGACATG GTGATTGAATATACTGGTGAACTTGTTAGACCTTCTATAGCTGATAGGAGGGAACATTTCATATACAATTCATTAGTG GGTGCTGGGACTTACATGTTTCGAATTGATAATGAACGAGTGATCGATGCCACTAGGGCAGGAAGCATAGCTCATCTGATCAATCACTCATGTGAA CCGAATTGCTACTCAAGAGTTATCAGTATTCATGGTGATGaccatattattatatttgcAAAGAGAGATATTAAACGATGGGAAGAGCTGACATATGATTACAG GTTCTTTTCCATTGACGAGCATTTGGCATGCTTCTGTGGCTTTCCAAGATGCCGGGGCGTTGTTAATGATACTGAAGCTGAGGAACAAGTGTCAAAGATATTTGTACCCCGGAGTGAATTGTTAGATTGGACAGGAGAATGA